The following coding sequences lie in one Scatophagus argus isolate fScaArg1 chromosome 9, fScaArg1.pri, whole genome shotgun sequence genomic window:
- the ubxn11 gene encoding LOW QUALITY PROTEIN: UBX domain-containing protein 11 (The sequence of the model RefSeq protein was modified relative to this genomic sequence to represent the inferred CDS: deleted 1 base in 1 codon), protein MSSPLSMLKKTKRLPLQDPLNEQRDSQNVPFRRDLLKEFRAGLTDGTESSDPPLTSHTPGCQASTHSKSKAPLKKGAPPSDFELMSAMMQRVTLLEKTVRSQAQEIEQKDKRIGVLEEKLKLLKESEHTHDLSGREELERRCQQLQSQVYEMENFLNDYGLIWVGDGGGSDSDESEQPHNIERGLCQPGVSKAGGFHMNFDLVLQRIRELNVLAGEGECFVRSTTTGAQFAKKDPVQLSLYRNGIVMFDGPFRSYEEESTQRCMQDLMDGYFPIELQERFPDGVPFEVHDRRDEEFVFGEPWNKFPGEGQAVCGENNESGNKLSVDQFLRSLPKVVVKAGRVIDIRESVRDTLQQGSSDVQSSNLAILIDTPALRAMKDRLQMVGPDRPASARDVITLKMKSEDGNRSFILKMHSTETIGHLRQCLDKHRGAGHSTYDIISAYPQRCYDDDRQTLQSCGLMANATLLLRRKCPQ, encoded by the exons ATGAGCTCACCTTTGTCAAtgctgaaaaagacaaagcgGCTTCCCCTGCAGGACCCTCTGAACGAGCAGCG GGACAGCCAAAATGTGCCTTTCAGGAGGGATCTGTTAAAAG aATTTCGGGCAGGATTGACTGATGGTACTGAATCCTCTGatcctcctctgacctctcacACACCAGGATGTCAGGCCTCCACT CACTCCAAGTCAAAAGCCCCATTAAAGAAAG GTGCTCCACCAAGCGACTTTGAGCTAATGTCCGCCATGATGCAGCGGGTGACCCTGCTGGAGAAAACAGTGAGGAGCCAAGCACAGGAGATTGAGCAgaag GATAAAAGGATTGGAGTCTTGGAGGAGAAACTGAAGCTCCTGAAAGAATCCG AGCATACACATGACCTGAGTGGCAGAGAGGAACTTGAACGAAGGTGCCAACAACTGCAGAGTCAAGTATATGAAATGGAG AACTTTCTAAATGACTATGGTTTGATCTGGGTGGGAGATGGAGGAGGCAGTGACTCAGATGAAAGTGAGCAGCCACATAACATAGAGAGAGGCCTCTGTCAGCCAG GTGTCTCCAAGGCTGGGGGCTTCCACATGAACTTTGACCTTGTGCTGCAGAGGATCAGGGAGCTGAACGTCCTCGCAGGGGAGGGAGAGTGTTTTGTGCGATCGACAACCACAGGTGCGCAGTTCGCAAAAAAGGATCCTGTCCAGCTGAGTCTCTACAGGAATGGGATTGTCATGTTTGATGGTCCTTTCCGCTCGTATGAGGAGGAGAGCACCCAG CGTTGCATGCAAGATCTTATGGATGGGTATTTTCCCATTGAGCTCCAAGAGAGATTTCCAGATGGTGTGCCTTTTGAG GTTCACGACAGGCGAGATGAGGAATTTGTCTTCGGGGAACCGTGGAATAAATTTCCCGGTGAAGGACAGGCTGTTTGTGGGGAAAACAATGAATCTG GCAACAAGTTGAGCGTGGATCAGTTCCTGAGGAGTTTACCAAAAGTGGTAGTAAAGGCTGGCCGTGTGATTGATATCAGGGAGTCGGTGAGGGATACCCTGCAG CAGGGCTCATCCGATGTCCAGAGCAGCAATTTGGCGATCCTCATAGACACACCTGCACTGCGAGCAATGAAAGACAG ACTGCAGATGGTCGGCCCGGACCGGCCGGCGTCGGCCCGTGATGTCATCACGCTCAAAATGAAGTCAGAGGATGGAAACCGCTCTTTCATACTGAAAATGCACTCCACAGAAACAATCGGCCACCTGCGGCAGTGTCTGGACAAACACAG AGGGGCTGGTCACTCTACTTACGACATCATCAGCGCGTACCCACAGCGCTGCTACGATGACGACCGCCAGACCCTCCAGTCATGTGGACTGATGGCTAACGCTAcgctgctgctgaggaggaaatgccctcagtga
- the cep85 gene encoding centrosomal protein of 85 kDa, which produces MTTSQRYIESKPAARFADMEWQTPAVSEKFQSRFGRRPGTSDSGDTGLGTSASDSTEDFCSSSSSPPFQPIRSQIPIPTAHVMPSTAGAPASKPRSCVQEDSLSSLEGHRSSSGSRTPSGSTSKSSSLSKSASSPNLDAQTGVGGDLAAQKPDCLSRYRSLVNGLDHSLFPSDHTRVDEGQRFDTPAVEPTLNQSALLGGLCPDVRLRLQTTGIRDASDCVSESYRGGMEHSYKVLPEARAGVPGTPETSNQRSSQSGGGGSTGVYANPLSLQTQALLREHAGSKGYEPLRQDRCSEMSSWQQQQQHKQQLESLRLQVEQMQLMSAGVSQYPSLYSTPTHSESGKWDALVKASESLLKEKELIIERQKQHMAQLEQRLRESELQVHGALLGRGASYGDMCMLRLQEAQRENAFLRAQFAERTDCAALEKAEAEHRLGAVEAETRRLTESLKETCERHAEEMKKQEERIRSRDKHINNLKKKCQKESELKRENQQRIETLERYLADLPTLEDYQSQNKQLLEAEQQVAQLQEKVRELEVSLETTQSQLREKDAHLEEQKRRERDLLTTITDMQQRVQQGLEDGARLPSLDIEKLRGENNTLREEQQRLKKVIEKQHRMMEQLGSQIQALEEQIVQEESSSQALREEVLSKEQNVLELHTAMKELSAQNQELMEQNLTLQEQMSDQEPRSTSQASSALQPAGARLTQRLHMEIASCLSDLRSLCSILTQRAQGQDPNLSLLLGLTSPPQVTEQEEDWMSPEVLQKKLVEAQQLRRDVEELRNVILDRYAQDMGENCITQ; this is translated from the exons ATGACGACCTCACAGAGATATATTGAATCCAAACCAGCAG cCCGGTTTGCTGACATGGAGTGGCAGACACCAGCTGTGTCAGAGAAGTTCCAAAGCCGTTTTGGCCGCCGGCCTGGAACATCGGACAGTGGGGACACTGGTCTTGGCACCTCCGCATCTGACAGCACAGAAG ACTTCTGCAGTTCCAGCAGCAGCCCTCCTTTCCAACCCATCCGCAGTCAGATTCCCATACCCACTGCACATGTCATGCCATCCACGGCCGGAGCCCCGGCCTCTAAGCCCCGGTCATGTGTCCAGGAGGATTCCCTGTCCTCTCTTGAGGGTCACAGGTCTTCCTCTGGCTCCAGAACCCCAAGTGGCTCCACATCAaagtcttcctctctctccaaaTCAGCATCTTCGCCCAACTTGGATGCTCAGACTGGTGTCGGGGGTGATCTTGCAGCACAAAAGCCAGACTGCTTGAGCCGCTACCGCAGTCTTGTGAATGGGCTGGACCACTCACTTTTCCCCTCAGATCACACGCGGGTGGATGAGGGCCAGAGGTTTGACACTCCTGCTGTGGAGCCCACACTAAATCAGTCAGCCCTGCTTGGGGGGTTATGCCCTGATGTCAGACTCCGATTACAGACGACCGGGATTAGGGACGCCTCAGACTGTGTCTCTGAGTCCTACAGAGGAGGCATGGAGCACAGCTATAAAGTTCTGCCTGAAGCCAGGGCTGGGGTTCCCGGCACACCAGAAACCTCTAATCAGAGGAGTAGTCAGTCTGGTGGAGGCGGATCCACTGGAGTTTATGCAAACCCTCTCAGCCTGCAGACACAGGCTCTGCTGAGAGAGCACGCAGGCTCCAAGGGTTATGAGCCATTGCGGCAGGACAGATGTAGTGAAATGTCCAGctggcagcaacaacagcaacataaGCAGCAACTGGAGAGTTTACGCCTGCAAGTGGAACAGATGCAG ttGATGAGTGCTGGAGTGAGTCAGTACCCATCCCTGTACTCAACACCCACTCACTCAGAGTCTGGCAAATGGGATGCTTTGGTCAAAGCCAGTGAGAGTCTCCTAAAGGAGAAGGAGCTTATCATTGAGAG ACAAAAGCAGCACATGGCCCAGCTGGAGCAACGTCTGAGGGAAAGCGAGCTGCAAGTCCATGGAGCCCTCCTGGGCCGTGGAGCTTCTTATGGGGATATGTGCATGCTGCGGCTACAG GAAGCTCAGAGGGAGAATGCCTTCCTGAGGGCGCAGTTTGCTGAACGCACTGACTGTGCTGCCCTGGAAAAGGCAGAGGCAGAGCACAGGCTGGGGGCAGTCGAGGCTGAGACGCGCCGACTAACTGAGAGCCTGAAGGAGACCTGTGAGAGACACgcagaggagatgaagaaacaggaagagagg ATTCGCAGTCGAGACAAGCACATCAACAACCTGAAGAAGAAGTGTCAGAAGGAGTCtgagctgaagagagagaacCAGCAGCGTATTGAGACTCTGGAGCGCTATTTAGCTGACCTGCCCACCTTGGAGGACTACCAGAGCCAGAACAAGCAG CTTCTAGAAGCTGAACAGCAGGTGGCTCAGCTCCAGGAGAAAGTACGAGAATTAGAGGTCAGCCTGGAGACGACGCAATCGCAACTACGTGAAAAAGACGCACATTTGGAGGAACAGAAACGCAGGGAAAGAGACCTGCTGACCACCATTACtga TATGCAGCAGCGGGTACAGCAGGGCCTTGAGGATGGAGCCAGACTGCCTTCCCTGGATATCGAGAAGCTCAGAGGAGAGAACAACACTCtgagagaagagcagcagagactcAAAAAG GTCATTGAGAAGCAACACCGAATGATGGAACAGCTTGGCTCCCAGATCCAG gcTTTGGAGGAGCAGATAGTTcaggaggagagcagctctCAGGCTCTCAGAGAAGAGGTGCTGTCCAAAGAGCAGAATGTGTTAGAGCTCCACACAGCCATGAAAGAG CTGTCAGCCCAGAACCAAGAACTGATGGAGCAGAATCTGACCCTGCAGGAGCAAATGAGCGACCAAGAGCCGAGGAGCACTAGCCAGGCTTCCTCTGCCCTGCAGCCGGCCGGGGCTCGTCTCACACAGAGGCTGCATATGGAGATCGCTTCCTGCCTCAGTGACCTGCGCTCATTGTGCAGCATTCTGACCCAGAGAGCTCAGGGGCAGGACCCCAACCTCTCCCTGCTGCTTGGCCTCACGT caccaccacaggTGACGGAGCAGGAAGAGGACTGGATGAGTCCAGAGGTGCTGCAGAAGAAGCTGGTTGAAGCTCAACAGCTCCGTAGAGATGTAGAGGAGCTACGCAATGTGATCCTGGACCGTTATGCGCAGGATATGGGAGAAAACTGCATCACTCAATAA
- the wdtc1 gene encoding WD and tetratricopeptide repeats protein 1 isoform X1, whose amino-acid sequence MFCGEAMTSGNITRDILHRQIRDKRAPGFQRFYHVTDPFIKRLGLEAELQGHTGCVNCLEWNEQGDLLASGSDDQHAVIWDPFRHKKLTTMHTGHAANIFSVKFLPHSGDRILVTGAADTKVHVHDLTVKETIHMFSDHTNRVKRIATAPMWPNTFWSAAEDGIIRQYDLRESSKRSEVLIDLTEFCGQLVEAKCLAVNPRDNNYLAVGANGPFVRLYDIRMIHNYRKSLSQGTSAAVHTFCERQKPIPDGAGQYYVAGHLPVKLPDYNNRLRVLVATYVTFSPDGTELLVNMGGEQVYLFDLTFKQRPYTFLLPKKCQSSTGEVQNGKTTNGVSNGIHLPTSHIRFAGGKMHSSSTELPPHLEKIKQQANDAFARQQWTQAIQLYSLGIHQANCNAMLYGNRAAAYMKRKWDGDHYDALRDCLKALTLNPGHLKAHFRLARCLFELKYVAEALECLDDFKGKFPEQAHSSACDALDKDIKAALFSKTESAEDKKTNSSIRFHSFSRKESIPEDELVLRERSFDYKHRYCGHCNTTTDIKEANFFGSKGQYIVSGSDDGSFFIWEKETTNLVRILQGDESIVNCLQPHPSYCFLATSGIDPVVRLWNPRPETESENGRVVEDMDGAAQANQRRMNADPLEVMLLNMGYRITGLRGVGPDGSDDEDSSEGQVQCRPS is encoded by the exons ATGTTTTGCGGTGAGGCCATGACTTCTGGCAACATCACCAGGGATATCCTGCACAGGCAGATCAGA GACAAGAGAGCACCTGGTTTCCAGAGGTTCTATCATGTGACTGACCCCTTCATCAAGAGACTTGGACTGGAAGCTGAACTTCAG GGCCATACTGGCTGTGTGAACTGTCTGGAATGGAATGAGCAAGGAGA tctACTGGCGTCGGGCTCAGACGATCAACATGCTGTCATCTGGGATCCCTTCAGACACAAGAAGCTTACAACTATGCACACAGGTCATGCAGCAAATATATTCTCTGTAAAG TTTCTCCCTCACTCCGGCGACAGAATTTTGGTAACAGGTGCAGCTGACACCAAGGTCCACGTGCATGACCTGACGGTGAAGGAAACCATCCATATGTTTTCTGATCATACCAACAGAGTCAAACGTATTGCCACTGCACCCATGTGGCCCAACACCTTCTGGAGTGCTGCGGAGGATGGCATCATCAG ACAGTATGACTTGAGGGAGAGCAGTAAACGCTCTGAGGTGCTGATTGACCTGACAGAGTTCTGTGGTCAGCTGGTTGAGGCCAAGTGTCTAGCTGTCAACCCGCGGGACAACAACTACCTGGCAGTGGGAGCCAACGGGCCTTTTGTTCGCCTTTATGACATCAGGATGATTCACAACTACAG GAAATCTCTGAGTCAAGGCACTTCAGCAGCTGTGCACACGTTCTGTGAGAGGCAGAAGCCCATCCCAGATGGAGCTGGGCAGTATTATGTTGCAG GGCACCTGCCAGTGAAACTACCAGACTACAATAACCGCCTAAGGGTCCTGGTGGCCACCTATGTAACCTTTAGTCCAGATGGCACTGAACTACTTGTTAACATGGGTGGCGAACAG GTGTATCTGTTTGATCTGACATTTAAGCAAAGGCCATACACTTTCTTGCTTCCAAAAAAGTGCCAATCATCAACAG GAGAGGTACAGAATGGAAAGACAACCAATGGCGTCTCCAATGGAATTCACTTGCCAACCAGCCATATTCGCTTTGCCGGAGGCAAGATGCACTCTAG TTCTACTGAGCTCCCTCCTCACTTGGAGAAGATAAAGCAACAAGCTAATGATGCATTTGCCCGGCAACAGTGGACACAGGCCATCCAGCTGTACAGTTTAGGCATTCATCAGGCCAACTGCAATGCCATGCTGTATGGAAATCGGGCTGCAGCCTACATGAAACGCAAGTG GGATGGAGACCATTATGATGCTCTCAGGGACTGTCTGAAGGCTCTGACTCTAAACCCTGGTCATCTGAAGGCTCATTTCAGGCTGGCACGGTGTCTGTTTGAGCTGAAGTATGTGGCTGAAGCTCTGGAGTGTCTGGATGATTTCAAGGGAAAGTTTCCAGAGCAGGCACACAGTAGTGCCTGTGATGCTTTGGATAAAGACATCAAGGCTGCTCTTTTCTCCAAGACAGAATCAG CAGAAGATAAGAAGACCAACAGCTCCATTCGATTCCACTCATTCAGTCGGAAGGAGTCGATCCCCGAAGATGAGTTGGTGCTGAGAGAGCGTAGCTTTGACTACAAGCACAGATACTGTGGTCACTGCAATACCACCACTGATATCAAAGAGGCCAACTTCTTTGGAAG CAAAGGCCAGTACATTGTCAGTGGCTCAGATGACGGCTCCTTCTTTATCTGGGAAAAGGAGACAACGAATCTGGTGAGGATCCTGCAGGGGGACGAATCCATAGTCAACTGTCTGCAGCCCCACCCCAGCTACTGCTTTCTGGCCACCAGTGGTATTGACCCTGTGGTTCGATTATGGAACCCTAGACCAGAG ACAGAGAGTGAAAACGGGCGAGTGGTGGAGGACATGGACGGTGCTGCTCAGGCAAACCAGCGGCGTATGAATGCTGATCCGCTGGAGGTAATGCTGCTCAACATGGGCTATCGCATCACAGGCCTGCGGGGCGTCGGCCCAGATGGCTCCGATGACGAAGACAGCTCAGAGGGACAAGTGCAGTGCCGGCCAAGCTAA
- the wdtc1 gene encoding WD and tetratricopeptide repeats protein 1 isoform X2 → MFCGEAMTSGNITRDILHRQIRDKRAPGFQRFYHVTDPFIKRLGLEAELQGHTGCVNCLEWNEQGDLLASGSDDQHAVIWDPFRHKKLTTMHTGHAANIFSVKFLPHSGDRILVTGAADTKVHVHDLTVKETIHMFSDHTNRVKRIATAPMWPNTFWSAAEDGIIRQYDLRESSKRSEVLIDLTEFCGQLVEAKCLAVNPRDNNYLAVGANGPFVRLYDIRMIHNYRKSLSQGTSAAVHTFCERQKPIPDGAGQYYVAGHLPVKLPDYNNRLRVLVATYVTFSPDGTELLVNMGGEQVYLFDLTFKQRPYTFLLPKKCQSSTGEVQNGKTTNGVSNGIHLPTSHIRFAGGKMHSSSTELPPHLEKIKQQANDAFARQQWTQAIQLYSLGIHQANCNAMLYGNRAAAYMKRKWDGDHYDALRDCLKALTLNPGHLKAHFRLARCLFELKYVAEALECLDDFKGKFPEQAHSSACDALDKDIKAALFSKTESEDKKTNSSIRFHSFSRKESIPEDELVLRERSFDYKHRYCGHCNTTTDIKEANFFGSKGQYIVSGSDDGSFFIWEKETTNLVRILQGDESIVNCLQPHPSYCFLATSGIDPVVRLWNPRPETESENGRVVEDMDGAAQANQRRMNADPLEVMLLNMGYRITGLRGVGPDGSDDEDSSEGQVQCRPS, encoded by the exons ATGTTTTGCGGTGAGGCCATGACTTCTGGCAACATCACCAGGGATATCCTGCACAGGCAGATCAGA GACAAGAGAGCACCTGGTTTCCAGAGGTTCTATCATGTGACTGACCCCTTCATCAAGAGACTTGGACTGGAAGCTGAACTTCAG GGCCATACTGGCTGTGTGAACTGTCTGGAATGGAATGAGCAAGGAGA tctACTGGCGTCGGGCTCAGACGATCAACATGCTGTCATCTGGGATCCCTTCAGACACAAGAAGCTTACAACTATGCACACAGGTCATGCAGCAAATATATTCTCTGTAAAG TTTCTCCCTCACTCCGGCGACAGAATTTTGGTAACAGGTGCAGCTGACACCAAGGTCCACGTGCATGACCTGACGGTGAAGGAAACCATCCATATGTTTTCTGATCATACCAACAGAGTCAAACGTATTGCCACTGCACCCATGTGGCCCAACACCTTCTGGAGTGCTGCGGAGGATGGCATCATCAG ACAGTATGACTTGAGGGAGAGCAGTAAACGCTCTGAGGTGCTGATTGACCTGACAGAGTTCTGTGGTCAGCTGGTTGAGGCCAAGTGTCTAGCTGTCAACCCGCGGGACAACAACTACCTGGCAGTGGGAGCCAACGGGCCTTTTGTTCGCCTTTATGACATCAGGATGATTCACAACTACAG GAAATCTCTGAGTCAAGGCACTTCAGCAGCTGTGCACACGTTCTGTGAGAGGCAGAAGCCCATCCCAGATGGAGCTGGGCAGTATTATGTTGCAG GGCACCTGCCAGTGAAACTACCAGACTACAATAACCGCCTAAGGGTCCTGGTGGCCACCTATGTAACCTTTAGTCCAGATGGCACTGAACTACTTGTTAACATGGGTGGCGAACAG GTGTATCTGTTTGATCTGACATTTAAGCAAAGGCCATACACTTTCTTGCTTCCAAAAAAGTGCCAATCATCAACAG GAGAGGTACAGAATGGAAAGACAACCAATGGCGTCTCCAATGGAATTCACTTGCCAACCAGCCATATTCGCTTTGCCGGAGGCAAGATGCACTCTAG TTCTACTGAGCTCCCTCCTCACTTGGAGAAGATAAAGCAACAAGCTAATGATGCATTTGCCCGGCAACAGTGGACACAGGCCATCCAGCTGTACAGTTTAGGCATTCATCAGGCCAACTGCAATGCCATGCTGTATGGAAATCGGGCTGCAGCCTACATGAAACGCAAGTG GGATGGAGACCATTATGATGCTCTCAGGGACTGTCTGAAGGCTCTGACTCTAAACCCTGGTCATCTGAAGGCTCATTTCAGGCTGGCACGGTGTCTGTTTGAGCTGAAGTATGTGGCTGAAGCTCTGGAGTGTCTGGATGATTTCAAGGGAAAGTTTCCAGAGCAGGCACACAGTAGTGCCTGTGATGCTTTGGATAAAGACATCAAGGCTGCTCTTTTCTCCAAGACAGAATCAG AAGATAAGAAGACCAACAGCTCCATTCGATTCCACTCATTCAGTCGGAAGGAGTCGATCCCCGAAGATGAGTTGGTGCTGAGAGAGCGTAGCTTTGACTACAAGCACAGATACTGTGGTCACTGCAATACCACCACTGATATCAAAGAGGCCAACTTCTTTGGAAG CAAAGGCCAGTACATTGTCAGTGGCTCAGATGACGGCTCCTTCTTTATCTGGGAAAAGGAGACAACGAATCTGGTGAGGATCCTGCAGGGGGACGAATCCATAGTCAACTGTCTGCAGCCCCACCCCAGCTACTGCTTTCTGGCCACCAGTGGTATTGACCCTGTGGTTCGATTATGGAACCCTAGACCAGAG ACAGAGAGTGAAAACGGGCGAGTGGTGGAGGACATGGACGGTGCTGCTCAGGCAAACCAGCGGCGTATGAATGCTGATCCGCTGGAGGTAATGCTGCTCAACATGGGCTATCGCATCACAGGCCTGCGGGGCGTCGGCCCAGATGGCTCCGATGACGAAGACAGCTCAGAGGGACAAGTGCAGTGCCGGCCAAGCTAA
- the LOC124065265 gene encoding transmembrane protein 222-like isoform X2 → MAEVDDNDVMMNYHGDFLKNDRKSSRYPYCVVWTPIPILSWVFPFIGHMGICTSSGIIRDFAGSYFVSEDNMGFGRPTRYWKLDVDKVCGSGAATWDKAVHDASEEYKCRPHNLCLDNCHSHVAMALNLMRYDNSTSWNMVNLCVRSFIYGKHVRIS, encoded by the exons ATGGCGGAGGTGGACGATAACGACGTGATGATGAATTACCACGGTGATTTCTTAAAAAACGACAGAAAAAGCAGCCGCTACCCCTACTGCGTTGTTTGGACACCCATTCCTATTTTGTC GTGGGTGTTCCCCTTCATTGGTCACATGGGTATATGCACCTCTTCTGGGATTATACGAGATTTTGCAGGATCATACTTTGTCTCG gagGACAACATGGGTTTTGGTAGGCCAACAAG GTATTGGAAGCTTGATGTGGACAAAGTGTGTGGCAGTGGTGCTGCTACATGGGACAAAGCGGTGCATGATGCTTCTGAGGAATACAAATGTAGGCCG CACAATCTATGTTTAGATAACTGTCATTCCCACGTTGCCATGGCCCTCAACCTTATGCGCTATGACAATAGCACATCTTGGAACATGGTGAACCTGTGTGTGCGATCTTTCATTTACGGAAAACATGTGAG AATATCGTAA
- the LOC124065265 gene encoding transmembrane protein 222-like isoform X1: MAEVDDNDVMMNYHGDFLKNDRKSSRYPYCVVWTPIPILSWVFPFIGHMGICTSSGIIRDFAGSYFVSEDNMGFGRPTRYWKLDVDKVCGSGAATWDKAVHDASEEYKCRPHNLCLDNCHSHVAMALNLMRYDNSTSWNMVNLCVRSFIYGKHVSWAAFLKTWLPFFMLCGVLATFILTFNLQ, encoded by the exons ATGGCGGAGGTGGACGATAACGACGTGATGATGAATTACCACGGTGATTTCTTAAAAAACGACAGAAAAAGCAGCCGCTACCCCTACTGCGTTGTTTGGACACCCATTCCTATTTTGTC GTGGGTGTTCCCCTTCATTGGTCACATGGGTATATGCACCTCTTCTGGGATTATACGAGATTTTGCAGGATCATACTTTGTCTCG gagGACAACATGGGTTTTGGTAGGCCAACAAG GTATTGGAAGCTTGATGTGGACAAAGTGTGTGGCAGTGGTGCTGCTACATGGGACAAAGCGGTGCATGATGCTTCTGAGGAATACAAATGTAGGCCG CACAATCTATGTTTAGATAACTGTCATTCCCACGTTGCCATGGCCCTCAACCTTATGCGCTATGACAATAGCACATCTTGGAACATGGTGAACCTGTGTGTGCGATCTTTCATTTACGGAAAACATGTGAG CTGGGCAGCATTCCTCAAGACCTGGCTGCCCTTCTTCATGCTCTGCGGAGTCCTTGCCACGTTCATCCTGACATTCAACCTGCAGTAG